The nucleotide window TCTGTACCGCACGGGTGAGCGGACTGGTGATGGTCAGCCGTGGCTTGGGCCCCAGCTTGGCGATTGCCGCGCTCATCTTCCCCGCCACGGAACGCCCCTTTTCTGTCAGGTAGCGCCATTCGTCCCGCAACGTTTCGCTTTCTTCCACTGCTTCGGCATGCCTCACAACGTACAGGACCATGGTTCCACCTCCCGAGACCGTTAATGTGCGCCGCAGTATAATCCCGATTACGGTTATTGCAATACCTGCCGGAATTGTTAACAGAATTGTAACATTCGGGTGGTTTTTCGCACGGGCGCTCGGCCATCTGATACCGCCAGAGGCGTCAGCGGAGCGGCTGGCTGCTGTGCGTGTCCGCCTGCAGATGGAAATTGCACAGGCTGGCGATCATGGAGGAGTCGGGGGTCGGATCGATGTGCGGTATCTTGGTCTGCCCTCCCAGCTTGCCCCGTTCCACCCGGGACCAGCGGTAAATGCCGTCTTCGGGGGTCAGCAGCACCTCCGGCGCCTGAATGCGCCCCTGGCTTCTGAAGGTGGCGTAATCGGCGTTCAGGCCGCACAGGGTCCCGTCCAGGATGCGGATGGCGGCATCGATCCCCTCCCGGTCCCGATTCCGAACCGCCAGGACCCACTGGTGCCGGCGGTTTGGCACATCCGCACCCACCATGAATTCTCCCACCTGCCAGTCGGTTTCCCGGTTGAGCCGGGCAATGGCCTGTTCGACCTCTCCCTGGGTGACCTTTTCCTCAAGCTTGTCCAGAAAGCGGTCCCGGCCGGTGAACTCGATGAAGTGCGGCGACAGGGAGGTGAAGCGGATCGTATCGCCGATATGATAGCGCCACAGCCCCGAGCAGGTACTGAGGATGACCGCGTAGCGCTGTCCGAGCTCCACCTGTTCCAGGGGCACCGCCTCGGCATGGGGAGCGGGCCGGCCCTGAGCGTCCAAGTCCTCGAAGCGGACGAACTCGAAGAAAGTGCCGTAGTAAGGCGCCAACCGCATGCGCTCCTCACCGGGCTGCTGAAAGGCCATGAAAGCCTCGGAAGATGGCAGCAGCTCCAGCAGGTGCGGCAGGTCGCCGCCGAACAGCTGCTCGAATTCGTGCCGGTAGGGGGCGAGGCTGGTGCCGCCGTGGATGATCAGTTCGAGATTCGGCAGCAGTTCCCGCAGGGGCTTACCGCCAATCTCGGCGCAGTGTTTGAACAGGAGAATCATCCAGGGGGGCACTCCCGAGATGACCCGGATGCGGTCGTCAGCCAGCAGCAGTTCCGCCATGGCCTCCAGCTTCGCCTCCCAGGGGAGGGCCGAGACGGCCGGAGGCGGTTCCACGAAGGACGTCAGGTACCAGGGACGGAAACGGAGCGTCAGGGCGCTCATGTCGCCGGACCAGGTTCCGCGCTCCACTTCGGTCAAGCTGGTGGACCCGGACATGTAGAGGATCTTCCCGGACAGGATCCGCGACCGGGGGTGGGCAGCCAGATAGCACGAGATCAGGTCAAGGGCGGCGCAACGATTGGCAGCGAACATCTCCTCCGAAAAGGGGATGAATTTGGTGGGCGCCGTTGTGCCGGATGTCTCGCAGAACATCCTGATGGTGCCGGGCCAGGTAACATTGTCCAGGCCCGGTGCCGAGAGGCCGGCACCAGAGGCGGGGCGGCCGCGATAAAAGTAATCGCGCGCGAACTCCCCGTACGATCGGATCGGCACCTGCTTCCGGTAGAGCCGGTACGCAACGTCGAAGGGCAGATAGTGCAAAGCGCCGAAGTCATGGTCGCTGCCGAAGCGGGTGGCTGCCGCCGTTTCCAGCAGCGTGCGAAAGATTCGACGCTGCGCTTCCAGCGGATCCAGGCGGTTGAAACGATCGGCCCGCCGTGTGGCCTGTTCCCGCAACAGCTTCTGCAGCCAGGCGCTGTCCTGAATTCTTGTGACCAATGACATCTATACCGCCAGGTGCAGCCGCGGATAGAGCAGTTTGTCGCACCAGCTCTCCAGCAGTCTGTTATAGGCTTCATGGTGGAAAATCAACGATGCGTGGGCGACACTGTCACCTTCAACAGGCGATTTTACCGTTTTTACCCGGCAGTAGGGGAATATGCGGGTGAAAAGCGCCGCCTCGCTGAATAGCTGCAAAGTTGGCGACGACGGCACCAGGATATCTGATTCGTTCTGCGCCATGAGCACCAGCACCGGGCCGGAAAAGAGCGTGCTTGTCAGGAGCGGAAAGCGGAAATCCCGCAATGCCGCCACCCTTTCGAATCCGCCCCGCGCCGTCGTATATTCGATCACGTCGTTGATCTTCTTCCTGATTGCAAGGTGACGGACGCTGAGGGTGCGGTTCTCGGCCCCGGCGTTGAACAGCGCCTGGAAGCAGCGCCGCGAACGCTCGATATGTCTGTCCACGTCGCTCCCGTTAGCCGGATCGGCTGCTACGATCTTCTTGAGGTTGCTTTCCAGCATCCTCACGCCGTCGTGCTTCCGGTCACCCGGCCTGATCAGGTCAGCGGTGGTGATCACCGGGCTCACCAGGATCAGGCCGCGGATGCTTCCATGCACCTGCTCGTCGGCCTGCCGCAGAAAGTTGGAGAGCAGACCGCAGCCGAAACTGACTGCCATGATCAGCGGCTTCTGTCCTTTGTGTGCCAATTCCTCGATCAGATCGGTGAGCTGCGCGGTGAACATCTCCAGGCAGAATCCGTTGCGGGAATAGTTCAGGTAGTAGATCGATCCGTGCTGCCGCAGCAATTTGCGCTGGAACTCGACGGTTTCGGTTGCATCCGGTACGAATCCCCCCAGTACGATGGTCGGCACGCTACCGGCGCCCTTTTCACGGAACAGCTGGCAGCGCGTGCGGTGGGCATCCTGATTTCGAGCAAGCTCCGCAAACTCGCGCCGGCGATTTCCGGGTGCAAACGGTTTGATCGAGATGCCGCGCATGAAACCTGCAGCAGCCGTAAACGCGGATACCACCGGACGAATGTCCTTCACAGCCCCAAGCTTTGCCCCCCTGCCGCCCATATGCCCTCCCATCCTGGTTTGGAAGGCAGCCTAGCACGGCAGGGCTACAGTCATATTGCAGCCAGGTGAAAGCTGTGAAAATTATGCCGCATCATGCAGTTGCCATAAAAGCCTTCTTGACCGATTTCAGCGGCTTCTTTCCGGGGGTGACGTAGGAGTAAAAAGCAGCCGGATTTTCTGGTCTGGTCTGGTTGACCTCCAGCACGACACAACCGGCCTTTTTGAGCTGGATCTCCTCGTGCTGCAGCAGCCGGGCCACAAGTGCGCTGAGCTGCGGCTCGTG belongs to Geobacter sp. SVR and includes:
- a CDS encoding GH3 auxin-responsive promoter family protein encodes the protein MSLVTRIQDSAWLQKLLREQATRRADRFNRLDPLEAQRRIFRTLLETAAATRFGSDHDFGALHYLPFDVAYRLYRKQVPIRSYGEFARDYFYRGRPASGAGLSAPGLDNVTWPGTIRMFCETSGTTAPTKFIPFSEEMFAANRCAALDLISCYLAAHPRSRILSGKILYMSGSTSLTEVERGTWSGDMSALTLRFRPWYLTSFVEPPPAVSALPWEAKLEAMAELLLADDRIRVISGVPPWMILLFKHCAEIGGKPLRELLPNLELIIHGGTSLAPYRHEFEQLFGGDLPHLLELLPSSEAFMAFQQPGEERMRLAPYYGTFFEFVRFEDLDAQGRPAPHAEAVPLEQVELGQRYAVILSTCSGLWRYHIGDTIRFTSLSPHFIEFTGRDRFLDKLEEKVTQGEVEQAIARLNRETDWQVGEFMVGADVPNRRHQWVLAVRNRDREGIDAAIRILDGTLCGLNADYATFRSQGRIQAPEVLLTPEDGIYRWSRVERGKLGGQTKIPHIDPTPDSSMIASLCNFHLQADTHSSQPLR
- a CDS encoding alpha/beta hydrolase, giving the protein MGGRGAKLGAVKDIRPVVSAFTAAAGFMRGISIKPFAPGNRRREFAELARNQDAHRTRCQLFREKGAGSVPTIVLGGFVPDATETVEFQRKLLRQHGSIYYLNYSRNGFCLEMFTAQLTDLIEELAHKGQKPLIMAVSFGCGLLSNFLRQADEQVHGSIRGLILVSPVITTADLIRPGDRKHDGVRMLESNLKKIVAADPANGSDVDRHIERSRRCFQALFNAGAENRTLSVRHLAIRKKINDVIEYTTARGGFERVAALRDFRFPLLTSTLFSGPVLVLMAQNESDILVPSSPTLQLFSEAALFTRIFPYCRVKTVKSPVEGDSVAHASLIFHHEAYNRLLESWCDKLLYPRLHLAV